A stretch of Nilaparvata lugens isolate BPH chromosome 12, ASM1435652v1, whole genome shotgun sequence DNA encodes these proteins:
- the LOC111055374 gene encoding protein mab-21: MLVPSDMMAAQSKMLYQLNKYYGERVQVRKNTIAKTVREVCKVVQDVLREVEVQEPRFISSLTECNGRFEGLDVISPVEFEVVLYLNQMGVFNFVDDGSLPGCAVLKLSDGRKRSMSLWVEFITASGYLSARKIRSRFQTLVAQACDKCAYRDSVKMIADTTEVKLRIRERYVVQITPSFKCSGVWPRSAAHWPALAPTPGTWPHPNMVIEVKTEGFDLLSKECVTLQGKQSAMEGDAWVMSFTEVESRLLLGGCRKRCLSLLKTLRDRHLELPGNPVTSYHVKTLLLYECEKHPREVEWDESCLGDRINGILLQLISCLQCRRCPHYFLPHVDLFKGKSPSALENAAKQVWRLTRELLTNSRALDKL, encoded by the coding sequence ATGCTGGTGCCATCTGATATGATGGCCGCCCAGTCCAAGATGCTCTACCAACTCAACAAATACTACGGCGAGCGTGTGCAAGTGCGCAAGAACACAATCGCCAAAACAGTCCGCGAGGTTTGCAAGGTCGTACAAGATGTCCTCCGCGAGGTGGAGGTCCAAGAACCTAGGTTCATCTCGTCTCTCACCGAATGCAACGGTAGATTCGAGGGGCTTGACGTGATATCCCCGGTGGAGTTTGAGGTTGTGCTGTATCTAAATCAGATGGGAGTGTTTAATTTTGTCGATGACGGGTCGTTGCCCGGTTGTGCCGTCCTGAAACTGTCCGACGGTCGCAAGAGAAGCATGTCGTTGTGGGTGGAATTCATCACTGCGTCAGGCTACCTCAGCGCCCGGAAGATTCGATCAAGGTTTCAAACGTTAGTGGCACAGGCTTGCGACAAATGCGCCTACCGTGACTCTGTGAAGATGATCGCCGACACCACAGAGGTGAAACTGAGGATCCGGGAGCGGTATGTGGTCCAGATCACGCCCAGCTTCAAATGCAGCGGAGTTTGGCCCAGATCTGCAGCACACTGGCCTGCCCTGGCTCCAACTCCTGGCACATGGCCTCACCCCAACATGGTCATCGAAGTCAAAACTGAAGGGTTCGATCTGTTGAGCAAAGAATGTGTGACTCTTCAAGGGAAACAATCAGCGATGGAAGGTGACGCCTGGGTGATGTCCTTCACAGAAGTTGAAAGTCGTCTACTGTTGGGAGGCTGCAGAAAACGCTGTCTCAGCCTTTTGAAAACCCTCCGTGATCGCCACTTGGAACTCCCAGGAAACCCCGTCACAAGCTACCACGTCAAAACCCTGCTCCTATACGAATGCGAGAAACACCCCAGGGAAGTTGAATGGGATGAATCGTGTCTGGGAGATCGCATCAACGGAATCCTGCTGCAACTCATCTCCTGTCTCCAGTGCAGACGTTGCCCCCACTACTTCCTACCTCATGTGGACCTCTTCAAGGGAAAATCCCCAAGCGCCCTGGAGAACGCCGCAAAGCAGGTGTGGAGACTCACAAGGGAACTGTTAACCAATAGTCGGGCTTTGGACAAACTTTAA